In Musa acuminata AAA Group cultivar baxijiao chromosome BXJ2-10, Cavendish_Baxijiao_AAA, whole genome shotgun sequence, a genomic segment contains:
- the LOC135625577 gene encoding probable histone acetyltransferase HAC-like 1 isoform X2, whose translation MNAHAHLTGQISSQMSTQSSTQVSGPSQQIGNFMASQMQGLGSGPMDSELQNGRATMQQKIYNILQRKNQAYSEEWVRRVPELVRRLEDRIFREAATREVYLNLALDPVDHRLCSIIKNVLNNSRPLSHHITPSSAVSTMIPTPGISNNGSTNTAVSVQLENPTVTARNTAVAPQTKANMANLLSTANGPPDAGNNTSLNASDVCNGYQHQSANFGLGSGGSNIMSSVASTSIPRQFSQMIPTPGLNSQQAASANSECSNGTGFSSTETPVAPQSLQQKKYAVSQNSHIFNSLGAQINAGMRSNVLHKGSPYGFSHALANGALGLIGNTMQLSGSAASEGVLTPNPYVSSPKPLQQHHQPRMPTSLSQQILPVVDDGNTVRTTDITHSETFHGPDSSSLSAMNNMNSVNLHHKLRANAGLLNYNASFKSTQLPLNIIPQLLDHSEKMNYQSSQSTREQLLQSQQHMQQSTQQPNQTYAQFVQNQHLLPQRQQQNQQIALMNDSLRKSSATSHFGEQLVPSHSNVTCSEPLIQSAARHVQPPDLQTQYQQNASAEGHAKSAQFLGHLPSPRDFHVSVSEGSLQLLHPHLQSDGFSENIGHISSELQADELLQFQWHPQPLKQAQMPEKQSCQQLQEELNQRIAGQDDTQQPNVSAREVDSGREDSIKQQDYLKQIRWLLFLHHAHRCPSRKGLCRESNCLKAQELIMHMDACNSEQCRFPRCSQSRKLVRHIRNCKVADCPVCIPVRDHIAANYKAHARALSDTSVVTEIKTDSDGMRTDTIPTEDSGDRQPASKRMKVQHISPFLPKVEASVVCLPSGNQHCDFQETEALECKHRTVMISANSEVVLKMDEPTGSGHEQVPVFGSDISENKNLPTCEKDPSVSNSVNSHVKQENMVVDKMLDQSTIEIKQDPGNQTTDQITGNKSGKPKIKGVSLIELFTPEQITEHIMGLRQWVGQSKAKAEKNQARERSMTENSCQLCAVEKLTFEPPPIYCSPCGARIKRNAFYYTIGSSETRHYFCIPCYNEARGETIEAEGSTFLKTKLEKKRNDEETEEWWVQCDKCEVWQHQVCALFNGRRNDGEAEFTCPNCCVKEIERGERKPLPQSAVLGAKDLPKTILSDHIERRLFRRLKQERQERSRHLGKNFDEVPGAEGLVVRVVSSVDKKLEVKQRFLEIFQEENYPKEFPYKSKAVLLFQKIEGVEVCLFGMYVQEFGSECSFPNQRRVYLSYLDSVKYFRPEIKTVTGEALRTFVYHEILIGYLEYCKKRGFTSCYIWACPPLRGEDYILYCHPEIQKTPKSDKLREWYLTMLRKAAKENIVVDLTNLYDHFFITMGECKAKVTAARLPYFDGDYWPGAAEDMIYQLRQEEDGKKQLKRGKTKMTITKRALKAAGQTDLSGNASKDALLMQKLGETICPMKEDFIMVHLQHACTHCCILMVSGTRWVCNQCKNFQLCDKCHEAEQSVDERDRHPTNSREKHMLYPVENNDVPHDTKDKDDILESEFFDTRQAFLSLCQGNHYQYDTLRRAKHSSMMVLYHLHNPTAPAFVTTCNVCHHDIEAGQGWRCETCPDFDVCNACYQKGGIDHPHMLTNHPSTADRDAQNKEARAKRVLQLRKMLDLLVHASQCRSPQCQYPNCRKVKGLFRHGIQCRTRASGGCVLCKKIWYLLQIHSRACKESECSVPRCRDLKEHLRRLQQQSDSRRRAAVMEMMRQRAAEVAADTG comes from the exons ATGAATGCTCATGCTCATTTGACTGGTCAAATCTCCAGTCAGATGTCTACCCAATCAAGCACACAAGTGTCAGGTCCTTCCCAGCAGATTGGAAATTTTATGGCATCCCAGATGCAGGGTCTTGGATCGGGACCCATGGATTCTGAACTTCAGAATGGTCGTGCTACCATGCAGCAGAAAAT CTACAATATTCTTCAAAGAAAAAATCAAGCGTATTCTGAAGAGTGGGTACGTAGAGTACCAGAGCTTGTTAGGCGTTTGGAAGATCGTATTTTCAGGGAAGCTGCTACAAGG gaagtttatttgaatttagctTTGGATCCAGTTGATCATCGTTTGTGCTCCATAATAAAGAATGTTCTCAACAACAGTCGACCCTTGTCACATCATATTACACCTTCCTCTGCTGTTAGCACAATGATTCCAACTCCTGGTATTTCAAATAATGGCAGCACCAATACTGCAGTTTCAGTTCAACTAGAGAACCCTACAGTTACTGCCAGGAATACTGCTGTTGCACCTCAAACTAAAGCAAACATGGCAAACTTACTATCAACTGCAAATGGTCCACCTGATGCTGGAAACAATACCTCCCTCAATGCCTCCGATG TTTGTAATGGTTACCAGCACCAGTCGGCCAATTTTGGTCTTGGTTCAGGTGGAAGTAATATAATGTCCTCAGTGGCTTCAACCAGCATACCGAGACAATTTAGTCAGATGATACCAACTCCTGGACTTAATAGTCAACAGGCAGCATCTGCAAATTCTGAGTGTTCAAATGGAACTGGATTTTCTAGCACTGAGACTCCTGTGGCTCCACAGTCACTCCAACAAAAGAAATATGCTGTGAGTCAAAACAGCCATATATTCAATAGTCTTGGTGCTCAAATTAATGCTGGAATGAGGTCCAATGTTCTGCACAAGGGTTCCCCTTATGGGTTCTCACATGCACTTGCAAATGGTGCATTGGGATTAATTGGAAACACCATGCAACTAAGTGGGTCTGCAGCATCTGAGGGTGTCCTGACTCCAAATCCTTATGTTAGTTCTCCAAAGCCTTTGCAGCAACATCATCAACCAAGGATGCCAA CATCATTATCACAGCAAATATTACCTGTGGTTGATGATGGTAATACAGTGAGAACTACTGATATAACACATTCTGAGACCTTTCATGGACCTGATTCATCCAGCTTATCTGCTATGAATAACATGAATTCTGTTAATTTGCATCACAAGTTAAGAGCAAATGCAGGGTTGCTAAACTACAATGCAAGTTTCAAGTCAACACAACTTCCTCTGAATATAATACCTCAGTTGCTTGATCATTCAGAGAAAATGAATTACCAGTCATCTCAGTCTACGAGGGAACAACTACTGCAATCACAACAGCACATGCAGCAATCGACACAGCAGCCCAATCAAActtatgcacagtttgttcagaatCAGCATCTGCTGCCACAGAGACAGCAGCAAAACCAACAAATTGCACTAATGAATGATTCTTTGAGAAAGTCTTCAGCGACTTCACATTTTGGTGAGCAGCTAGTTCCTTCTCATTCTAATGTAACTTGTTCTGAGCCTTTGATTCAGTCAGCAGCTCGACATGTCCAACCTCCAGACTTACAGACTCAATACCAGCAGAATGCTTCTGCCGAAGGTCACGCTAAAAGTGCTCAATTTCTTGGCCATTTGCCCAGCCCTCGAGATTTTCATGTCTCGGTTTCAGAGGGTTCACTGCAATTGTTGCATCCGCACCTGCAGTCTGATGGATTTTCGGAGAACATTGGTCACATATCCAGTGAATTGCAAGCAGATGAACTTCTGCAATTTCAATGGCATCCGCAACCACTAAAGCAAGCACAGATGCCAGAAAAACAATCATGCCAACAACTCCAGGAGGAGCTTAACCAAAGAATAGCAGGGCAAGATGACACTCAGCAACCTAATGTTTCTGCTAGAGAAGTAGATTCTGGACGTGAAGACTCTATAAAGCAACAAGACTATTTGAAACAGATAAGGTGGCTGTTGTTTCTGCATCATGCCCACAGGTGTCCATCAAGAAAGGGACTATGTAGAGAATCCAACTGCTTGAAAGCTCAGGAGTTAATTATGCATATGGATGCCTGCAACAGTGAGCAATGTAGGTTTCCACGCTGTTCCCAATCTAGGAAACTTGTCAGGCATATCCGTAATTGCAAAGTGGCTGATTGTCCAGTGTGCATTCCAGTACGTGATCATATAGCAGCAAATTATAAGGCACATGCTCGTGCTCTGTCAGACACTAGTGTGGTTACTGAAATAAAAACAGATTCTGATGGAATGAGAACAGATACAATTCCTACTGAAGATTCTGGGGACAGGCAGCCTGCATCCAAGCGCATGAAGGTTCAACATATATCTCCTTTTCTTCCTAAGGTTGAAGCTTCTGTGGTCTGTCTGCCTTCAGGGAACCAGCACTGTGATTTCCAGGAGACAGAGGCTTTAGAATGCAAACACAGAACTGTGATGATATCTGCTAATTCTGAGGTTGTTTTGAAGATGGATGAACCTACTGGCTCTGGTCATGAACAAGTACCAGTTTTTGGCAGTGATATCAGTGAAAATAAGAACTTGCCAACCTGTGAAAAAGATCCCAGTGTTTCCAATTCTGTCAACTCTCATGTCAAACAAGAAAATATGGTGGTTGATAAAATGCTGGATCAGTCTACCATAGAAATCAAGCAAGATCCAGGTAACCAAACAACAGATCAAATAACTGGAAATAAATCAGGGAAGCCAAAGATAAAAGGTGTTTCATTGATTGAACTGTTCACTCCGGAACAGATTACGGAGCATATAATGGGTTTGAGGCAATGGGTTGGTCAG aGCAAGGCTAAAGCTGAGAAGAATCAAGCAAGGGAACGTTCGATGACTGAAAACTCATGCCAGCTTTGTGCAGTGGAAAAGCTAACTTTTGAACCCCCTCCAATATATTGTTCTCCATGTGGTGCTCGAATAAAACGAAATGCATTCTATTATACAATTGGAAGCAGTGAAACCCGTCATTACTTCTGTATCCCATGCTATAATGAGGCTCGAGGTGAAACTATAGAAGCTGAAGGATCTACATTTTTAAAGACAAAgcttgaaaagaaaagaaatgatgaGGAAACTGAAGAATGG TGGGTGCAATGTGATAAATGTGAAGTTTGGCAACATCAAGTATGTGCTCTTTTTAATGGTCGAAGAAATGATGGAGAAGCAGAATTCACTTGCCCTAATTGTTGTGTTAAGGAGATAGAAAGAGGTGAGCGCAAGCCTTTGCCTCAGAGTGCTGTTCTTGGTGCAAAAGATTTGCCAAAAACTATTCTCAGTGATCACATAGAACGACGACTTTTTAGACGGCTTAAGCAAGAGAGGCAAGAGAGATCCAGGCATCTCGGGAAAAATTTTGATGAG GTACCAGGGGCTGAAGGGCTTGTAGTCAGAGTAGTATCATCTGTTGACAAAAAATTGGAAGTAAAGCAGCGGTTTCTAGAGATATTTCAGGAGGAAAATTACCCTAAAGAGTTTCCTTACAAGTCCAAG GCTGTATTGTTGTTTCAGAAGATAGAAGGGGTAGAAGTATGCCTATTTGGGATGTATGTTCAAGAATTTGGTTCTGAATGCTCTTTCCCCAACCAGCGGCGTGTCTATCTCTCATATTTAGATTCTGTAAAGTACTTCAGGCCTGAGATCAAAACAGTGACTGGGGAAGCTTTACGTACTTTTGTTTATCATGAAATTCTG ATTGGATATCTTGAATATTGCAAGAAACGGGGGTTCACCAGCTGTTATATTTGGGCCTGTCCTCCTTTGAGGGGCGAAGACTACATACTGTATTGCCATCCTGAAATTCAGAAGACCCCAAAATCTGACAAACTCAGGGAGTG GTACTTAACTATGCTTCGAAAAGCTGCCAAGGAGAATATTGTTGTTGACCTGACTAACTTATATGATCATTTCTTTATAACTATGGGGGAGTGCAAGGCTAAAGTAACTGCAGCTCGTTTGCCCTACTTCGATGGAGATTATTGGCCTGGTGCAGCTGAGGATATGATTTACCAGCTTCGCCAAGAGGAAGATGGTAAAAAACAACTGAAGAGGGGAAAAACCAAAATGACTATTACAAAAAGAGCTTTAAAAGCTGCCGGTCAAACTGATCTTTCCGGAAATGCCTCTAAGGATGCTTTGTTGATGCAAAAG CTTGGTGAAACCATCTGCCCTATGAAGGAAGATTTTATTATGGTCCATTTGCAGCATGCTTGCACACATTGTTGCATACTTATGGTATCCGGAACGCGATGGGTTTGCAACCAGTGCAAAAACTTTCAACTTTGTGATAA GTGTCATGAAGCAGAACAAAGTGTTGATGAAAGGGATAGGCATCCTACTAATAGCAGGGAAAAGCATATGCTATATCCA gttgaaaataatgatgtccCTCATGATACAAAGGACAAAGATGATATCCTAGAAAGTGAATTTTTTGACACCAGGCAGGCATTTCTGAGTCTTTGTCAGGGAAATCATTATCAATATGATACTCTACGTCGTGCCAAGCATTCATCGATGATGGTCTTATACCACCTCCATAATCCTACTGCCCCTGCATTTGTAACCACATGCAATGTCTGCCATCATGATATTGAAGCTGGTCAGGGCTGGCGTTGTGAAACTTGTCCTGATTTTGATGTGTGCAATGCTTGTTATCAGAAAGGTGGTATTGATCATCCTCATATGTTGACCAATCATCCATCAACAGCTGATCGTGATGCACAAAATAAAGAAGCTCGGGCAAAACGAGTCTTGCAG CTTCGGAAAATGCTAGATCTATTGGTCCATGCTTCACAGTGTCGCTCTCCTCAGTGCCAGTATCCTAACTGCCGTAAAGTTAAAGGCCTTTTCCGCCACGGTATACAATGCAGGACGCGTGCATCAGGAGGATGTGTTCTGTGTAAGAAGATATGGTATCTCCTCCAAATACATTCCCGTGCTTGTAAAGAATCAGAGTGCAGTGTACCACGATGCAG AGATCTGAAAGAACACTTGAGGAGATTGCAGCAGCAATCTGATTCCCGGCGGAGGGCTGCAGTGATGGAGATGATGAGACAGCGTGCTGCTGAGGTTGCTGCAGATACCGGATAA
- the LOC135625577 gene encoding probable histone acetyltransferase HAC-like 1 isoform X1 — MNAHAHLTGQISSQMSTQSSTQVSGPSQQIGNFMASQMQGLGSGPMDSELQNGRATMQQKIYNILQRKNQAYSEEWVRRVPELVRRLEDRIFREAATREVYLNLALDPVDHRLCSIIKNVLNNSRPLSHHITPSSAVSTMIPTPGISNNGSTNTAVSVQLENPTVTARNTAVAPQTKANMANLLSTANGPPDAGNNTSLNASDGTVCNGYQHQSANFGLGSGGSNIMSSVASTSIPRQFSQMIPTPGLNSQQAASANSECSNGTGFSSTETPVAPQSLQQKKYAVSQNSHIFNSLGAQINAGMRSNVLHKGSPYGFSHALANGALGLIGNTMQLSGSAASEGVLTPNPYVSSPKPLQQHHQPRMPTSLSQQILPVVDDGNTVRTTDITHSETFHGPDSSSLSAMNNMNSVNLHHKLRANAGLLNYNASFKSTQLPLNIIPQLLDHSEKMNYQSSQSTREQLLQSQQHMQQSTQQPNQTYAQFVQNQHLLPQRQQQNQQIALMNDSLRKSSATSHFGEQLVPSHSNVTCSEPLIQSAARHVQPPDLQTQYQQNASAEGHAKSAQFLGHLPSPRDFHVSVSEGSLQLLHPHLQSDGFSENIGHISSELQADELLQFQWHPQPLKQAQMPEKQSCQQLQEELNQRIAGQDDTQQPNVSAREVDSGREDSIKQQDYLKQIRWLLFLHHAHRCPSRKGLCRESNCLKAQELIMHMDACNSEQCRFPRCSQSRKLVRHIRNCKVADCPVCIPVRDHIAANYKAHARALSDTSVVTEIKTDSDGMRTDTIPTEDSGDRQPASKRMKVQHISPFLPKVEASVVCLPSGNQHCDFQETEALECKHRTVMISANSEVVLKMDEPTGSGHEQVPVFGSDISENKNLPTCEKDPSVSNSVNSHVKQENMVVDKMLDQSTIEIKQDPGNQTTDQITGNKSGKPKIKGVSLIELFTPEQITEHIMGLRQWVGQSKAKAEKNQARERSMTENSCQLCAVEKLTFEPPPIYCSPCGARIKRNAFYYTIGSSETRHYFCIPCYNEARGETIEAEGSTFLKTKLEKKRNDEETEEWWVQCDKCEVWQHQVCALFNGRRNDGEAEFTCPNCCVKEIERGERKPLPQSAVLGAKDLPKTILSDHIERRLFRRLKQERQERSRHLGKNFDEVPGAEGLVVRVVSSVDKKLEVKQRFLEIFQEENYPKEFPYKSKAVLLFQKIEGVEVCLFGMYVQEFGSECSFPNQRRVYLSYLDSVKYFRPEIKTVTGEALRTFVYHEILIGYLEYCKKRGFTSCYIWACPPLRGEDYILYCHPEIQKTPKSDKLREWYLTMLRKAAKENIVVDLTNLYDHFFITMGECKAKVTAARLPYFDGDYWPGAAEDMIYQLRQEEDGKKQLKRGKTKMTITKRALKAAGQTDLSGNASKDALLMQKLGETICPMKEDFIMVHLQHACTHCCILMVSGTRWVCNQCKNFQLCDKCHEAEQSVDERDRHPTNSREKHMLYPVENNDVPHDTKDKDDILESEFFDTRQAFLSLCQGNHYQYDTLRRAKHSSMMVLYHLHNPTAPAFVTTCNVCHHDIEAGQGWRCETCPDFDVCNACYQKGGIDHPHMLTNHPSTADRDAQNKEARAKRVLQLRKMLDLLVHASQCRSPQCQYPNCRKVKGLFRHGIQCRTRASGGCVLCKKIWYLLQIHSRACKESECSVPRCRDLKEHLRRLQQQSDSRRRAAVMEMMRQRAAEVAADTG; from the exons ATGAATGCTCATGCTCATTTGACTGGTCAAATCTCCAGTCAGATGTCTACCCAATCAAGCACACAAGTGTCAGGTCCTTCCCAGCAGATTGGAAATTTTATGGCATCCCAGATGCAGGGTCTTGGATCGGGACCCATGGATTCTGAACTTCAGAATGGTCGTGCTACCATGCAGCAGAAAAT CTACAATATTCTTCAAAGAAAAAATCAAGCGTATTCTGAAGAGTGGGTACGTAGAGTACCAGAGCTTGTTAGGCGTTTGGAAGATCGTATTTTCAGGGAAGCTGCTACAAGG gaagtttatttgaatttagctTTGGATCCAGTTGATCATCGTTTGTGCTCCATAATAAAGAATGTTCTCAACAACAGTCGACCCTTGTCACATCATATTACACCTTCCTCTGCTGTTAGCACAATGATTCCAACTCCTGGTATTTCAAATAATGGCAGCACCAATACTGCAGTTTCAGTTCAACTAGAGAACCCTACAGTTACTGCCAGGAATACTGCTGTTGCACCTCAAACTAAAGCAAACATGGCAAACTTACTATCAACTGCAAATGGTCCACCTGATGCTGGAAACAATACCTCCCTCAATGCCTCCGATG GAACAGTTTGTAATGGTTACCAGCACCAGTCGGCCAATTTTGGTCTTGGTTCAGGTGGAAGTAATATAATGTCCTCAGTGGCTTCAACCAGCATACCGAGACAATTTAGTCAGATGATACCAACTCCTGGACTTAATAGTCAACAGGCAGCATCTGCAAATTCTGAGTGTTCAAATGGAACTGGATTTTCTAGCACTGAGACTCCTGTGGCTCCACAGTCACTCCAACAAAAGAAATATGCTGTGAGTCAAAACAGCCATATATTCAATAGTCTTGGTGCTCAAATTAATGCTGGAATGAGGTCCAATGTTCTGCACAAGGGTTCCCCTTATGGGTTCTCACATGCACTTGCAAATGGTGCATTGGGATTAATTGGAAACACCATGCAACTAAGTGGGTCTGCAGCATCTGAGGGTGTCCTGACTCCAAATCCTTATGTTAGTTCTCCAAAGCCTTTGCAGCAACATCATCAACCAAGGATGCCAA CATCATTATCACAGCAAATATTACCTGTGGTTGATGATGGTAATACAGTGAGAACTACTGATATAACACATTCTGAGACCTTTCATGGACCTGATTCATCCAGCTTATCTGCTATGAATAACATGAATTCTGTTAATTTGCATCACAAGTTAAGAGCAAATGCAGGGTTGCTAAACTACAATGCAAGTTTCAAGTCAACACAACTTCCTCTGAATATAATACCTCAGTTGCTTGATCATTCAGAGAAAATGAATTACCAGTCATCTCAGTCTACGAGGGAACAACTACTGCAATCACAACAGCACATGCAGCAATCGACACAGCAGCCCAATCAAActtatgcacagtttgttcagaatCAGCATCTGCTGCCACAGAGACAGCAGCAAAACCAACAAATTGCACTAATGAATGATTCTTTGAGAAAGTCTTCAGCGACTTCACATTTTGGTGAGCAGCTAGTTCCTTCTCATTCTAATGTAACTTGTTCTGAGCCTTTGATTCAGTCAGCAGCTCGACATGTCCAACCTCCAGACTTACAGACTCAATACCAGCAGAATGCTTCTGCCGAAGGTCACGCTAAAAGTGCTCAATTTCTTGGCCATTTGCCCAGCCCTCGAGATTTTCATGTCTCGGTTTCAGAGGGTTCACTGCAATTGTTGCATCCGCACCTGCAGTCTGATGGATTTTCGGAGAACATTGGTCACATATCCAGTGAATTGCAAGCAGATGAACTTCTGCAATTTCAATGGCATCCGCAACCACTAAAGCAAGCACAGATGCCAGAAAAACAATCATGCCAACAACTCCAGGAGGAGCTTAACCAAAGAATAGCAGGGCAAGATGACACTCAGCAACCTAATGTTTCTGCTAGAGAAGTAGATTCTGGACGTGAAGACTCTATAAAGCAACAAGACTATTTGAAACAGATAAGGTGGCTGTTGTTTCTGCATCATGCCCACAGGTGTCCATCAAGAAAGGGACTATGTAGAGAATCCAACTGCTTGAAAGCTCAGGAGTTAATTATGCATATGGATGCCTGCAACAGTGAGCAATGTAGGTTTCCACGCTGTTCCCAATCTAGGAAACTTGTCAGGCATATCCGTAATTGCAAAGTGGCTGATTGTCCAGTGTGCATTCCAGTACGTGATCATATAGCAGCAAATTATAAGGCACATGCTCGTGCTCTGTCAGACACTAGTGTGGTTACTGAAATAAAAACAGATTCTGATGGAATGAGAACAGATACAATTCCTACTGAAGATTCTGGGGACAGGCAGCCTGCATCCAAGCGCATGAAGGTTCAACATATATCTCCTTTTCTTCCTAAGGTTGAAGCTTCTGTGGTCTGTCTGCCTTCAGGGAACCAGCACTGTGATTTCCAGGAGACAGAGGCTTTAGAATGCAAACACAGAACTGTGATGATATCTGCTAATTCTGAGGTTGTTTTGAAGATGGATGAACCTACTGGCTCTGGTCATGAACAAGTACCAGTTTTTGGCAGTGATATCAGTGAAAATAAGAACTTGCCAACCTGTGAAAAAGATCCCAGTGTTTCCAATTCTGTCAACTCTCATGTCAAACAAGAAAATATGGTGGTTGATAAAATGCTGGATCAGTCTACCATAGAAATCAAGCAAGATCCAGGTAACCAAACAACAGATCAAATAACTGGAAATAAATCAGGGAAGCCAAAGATAAAAGGTGTTTCATTGATTGAACTGTTCACTCCGGAACAGATTACGGAGCATATAATGGGTTTGAGGCAATGGGTTGGTCAG aGCAAGGCTAAAGCTGAGAAGAATCAAGCAAGGGAACGTTCGATGACTGAAAACTCATGCCAGCTTTGTGCAGTGGAAAAGCTAACTTTTGAACCCCCTCCAATATATTGTTCTCCATGTGGTGCTCGAATAAAACGAAATGCATTCTATTATACAATTGGAAGCAGTGAAACCCGTCATTACTTCTGTATCCCATGCTATAATGAGGCTCGAGGTGAAACTATAGAAGCTGAAGGATCTACATTTTTAAAGACAAAgcttgaaaagaaaagaaatgatgaGGAAACTGAAGAATGG TGGGTGCAATGTGATAAATGTGAAGTTTGGCAACATCAAGTATGTGCTCTTTTTAATGGTCGAAGAAATGATGGAGAAGCAGAATTCACTTGCCCTAATTGTTGTGTTAAGGAGATAGAAAGAGGTGAGCGCAAGCCTTTGCCTCAGAGTGCTGTTCTTGGTGCAAAAGATTTGCCAAAAACTATTCTCAGTGATCACATAGAACGACGACTTTTTAGACGGCTTAAGCAAGAGAGGCAAGAGAGATCCAGGCATCTCGGGAAAAATTTTGATGAG GTACCAGGGGCTGAAGGGCTTGTAGTCAGAGTAGTATCATCTGTTGACAAAAAATTGGAAGTAAAGCAGCGGTTTCTAGAGATATTTCAGGAGGAAAATTACCCTAAAGAGTTTCCTTACAAGTCCAAG GCTGTATTGTTGTTTCAGAAGATAGAAGGGGTAGAAGTATGCCTATTTGGGATGTATGTTCAAGAATTTGGTTCTGAATGCTCTTTCCCCAACCAGCGGCGTGTCTATCTCTCATATTTAGATTCTGTAAAGTACTTCAGGCCTGAGATCAAAACAGTGACTGGGGAAGCTTTACGTACTTTTGTTTATCATGAAATTCTG ATTGGATATCTTGAATATTGCAAGAAACGGGGGTTCACCAGCTGTTATATTTGGGCCTGTCCTCCTTTGAGGGGCGAAGACTACATACTGTATTGCCATCCTGAAATTCAGAAGACCCCAAAATCTGACAAACTCAGGGAGTG GTACTTAACTATGCTTCGAAAAGCTGCCAAGGAGAATATTGTTGTTGACCTGACTAACTTATATGATCATTTCTTTATAACTATGGGGGAGTGCAAGGCTAAAGTAACTGCAGCTCGTTTGCCCTACTTCGATGGAGATTATTGGCCTGGTGCAGCTGAGGATATGATTTACCAGCTTCGCCAAGAGGAAGATGGTAAAAAACAACTGAAGAGGGGAAAAACCAAAATGACTATTACAAAAAGAGCTTTAAAAGCTGCCGGTCAAACTGATCTTTCCGGAAATGCCTCTAAGGATGCTTTGTTGATGCAAAAG CTTGGTGAAACCATCTGCCCTATGAAGGAAGATTTTATTATGGTCCATTTGCAGCATGCTTGCACACATTGTTGCATACTTATGGTATCCGGAACGCGATGGGTTTGCAACCAGTGCAAAAACTTTCAACTTTGTGATAA GTGTCATGAAGCAGAACAAAGTGTTGATGAAAGGGATAGGCATCCTACTAATAGCAGGGAAAAGCATATGCTATATCCA gttgaaaataatgatgtccCTCATGATACAAAGGACAAAGATGATATCCTAGAAAGTGAATTTTTTGACACCAGGCAGGCATTTCTGAGTCTTTGTCAGGGAAATCATTATCAATATGATACTCTACGTCGTGCCAAGCATTCATCGATGATGGTCTTATACCACCTCCATAATCCTACTGCCCCTGCATTTGTAACCACATGCAATGTCTGCCATCATGATATTGAAGCTGGTCAGGGCTGGCGTTGTGAAACTTGTCCTGATTTTGATGTGTGCAATGCTTGTTATCAGAAAGGTGGTATTGATCATCCTCATATGTTGACCAATCATCCATCAACAGCTGATCGTGATGCACAAAATAAAGAAGCTCGGGCAAAACGAGTCTTGCAG CTTCGGAAAATGCTAGATCTATTGGTCCATGCTTCACAGTGTCGCTCTCCTCAGTGCCAGTATCCTAACTGCCGTAAAGTTAAAGGCCTTTTCCGCCACGGTATACAATGCAGGACGCGTGCATCAGGAGGATGTGTTCTGTGTAAGAAGATATGGTATCTCCTCCAAATACATTCCCGTGCTTGTAAAGAATCAGAGTGCAGTGTACCACGATGCAG AGATCTGAAAGAACACTTGAGGAGATTGCAGCAGCAATCTGATTCCCGGCGGAGGGCTGCAGTGATGGAGATGATGAGACAGCGTGCTGCTGAGGTTGCTGCAGATACCGGATAA